A DNA window from Aureibaculum sp. 2308TA14-22 contains the following coding sequences:
- a CDS encoding sterol desaturase family protein: MDSFLQFFEHMPSWQKLVWIFVCLSFSWFLEGIYPLVKLNYKKWKHAGVNFIFLATSLTINVLFGILTVGAFAYIGTHQLGLLHSVDLPIWAELLIAILFLDFVAQYAIHYYLHKVKWMWKFHMIHHSDTKVDATTGTRHHPGDYILREIAALIAIVIIGAPFAFYVVYKIVTILFTYLTHANINVPVWLDKPLSFIFITPNIHKFHHHFERPWTDTNFGNIFSFWDRIFGTFVYDNPSKVVYGLDVLDDKLDENVGYQFKVPFDKRIKTDY; the protein is encoded by the coding sequence ATGGATTCCTTTTTACAATTCTTTGAGCATATGCCTTCATGGCAAAAATTAGTGTGGATTTTTGTTTGCTTATCATTCAGCTGGTTTTTAGAAGGTATTTACCCTTTAGTTAAACTAAACTATAAGAAGTGGAAGCACGCTGGTGTTAACTTTATCTTTTTAGCTACTAGCTTAACGATAAATGTATTGTTTGGGATTCTAACTGTCGGTGCTTTTGCTTACATTGGCACACATCAATTAGGACTTTTACATTCAGTTGATTTACCCATTTGGGCAGAATTACTCATTGCTATTCTTTTTTTAGATTTTGTGGCTCAATATGCAATACATTATTATTTGCACAAAGTAAAATGGATGTGGAAGTTTCACATGATCCACCATAGCGATACCAAAGTAGATGCGACCACAGGTACGCGGCATCATCCAGGAGATTATATTTTACGGGAAATAGCAGCTTTAATCGCCATCGTAATTATTGGAGCTCCTTTTGCTTTTTACGTAGTCTATAAAATCGTAACCATACTTTTCACCTATTTAACCCATGCCAATATAAATGTCCCCGTTTGGTTAGACAAGCCCTTAAGTTTTATTTTTATTACGCCCAATATACACAAGTTCCACCATCATTTTGAACGACCATGGACTGATACCAACTTTGGAAACATCTTTTCGTTTTGGGATAGAATTTTTGGCACTTTTGTGTATGACAATCCTAGTAAAGTGGTTTATGGACTTGATGTGCTGGATGATAAGCTAGACGAAAATGTGGGCTATCAATTTAAAGTGCCTTTTGATAAAAGGATTAAAACTGATTATTGA